From Roseobacter fucihabitans, a single genomic window includes:
- a CDS encoding glycosyltransferase family 4 protein gives MSQSSSAIFPHLSSKPKVLVIAEAANPEWVSVPLVGWSLANALREVADVHLVTQIRNRDAILRTGLIEGKDFTAINSEAVTRPMYQLGQILSMGKGKGWTMRTAIAAIAYPYFERLVWQKFGAAIKAGDYDIVHRITPLSPTMNSPIARRVTAAGVPFMMGPLNGGVPWPKGFDSERRREREWLSYVRGAYKLMPGRNNTLKAASAILTGSHYTASEIPIQYKEKCFYLPENAIDPTRFNLIAKQDLEGPLHACFIGRLVPYKGPDMLLEAAAGLIQSGKLTLDIIGDGPMIQTLRDQIVKLSLQKSVTLHGWQGHEEVQSIAVQSNLLTFPSIREFGGGVVLEAMALGVVPVIVDYAGPGELVDDEVGYKIPIGSRAQIIAAYRSCLEDIVTDPSALPRLSQNGQERVRNRFTWAAKARQIRQVYNWLMNETKNKPDFF, from the coding sequence ATGTCCCAATCATCGTCTGCTATCTTTCCCCATCTAAGTTCTAAGCCTAAGGTTCTTGTCATCGCGGAGGCGGCAAATCCTGAATGGGTCAGCGTTCCACTTGTAGGATGGTCATTAGCGAATGCGCTGCGAGAAGTAGCGGATGTTCATTTGGTTACCCAAATACGTAACAGGGATGCGATCCTACGCACAGGCCTCATCGAAGGCAAAGATTTCACAGCCATCAATTCCGAAGCCGTTACCCGGCCCATGTATCAACTTGGGCAAATTCTAAGCATGGGGAAAGGCAAGGGCTGGACCATGCGCACAGCGATTGCCGCAATCGCCTATCCTTATTTCGAGCGCTTAGTATGGCAAAAATTCGGAGCCGCGATCAAGGCAGGGGATTATGATATAGTGCATCGGATTACTCCCTTGAGCCCCACAATGAACAGCCCAATAGCGCGCCGGGTAACAGCAGCGGGTGTACCCTTCATGATGGGTCCGTTGAATGGTGGGGTCCCTTGGCCCAAGGGGTTCGATTCCGAACGACGTCGCGAACGCGAATGGTTGTCTTATGTTCGAGGTGCTTACAAGCTGATGCCTGGACGGAACAATACACTCAAAGCAGCTTCGGCTATTCTTACCGGATCTCACTATACCGCTAGCGAGATTCCAATCCAGTATAAAGAGAAATGCTTCTACTTGCCCGAAAATGCCATCGACCCGACGCGCTTCAATCTAATCGCGAAACAAGATTTGGAGGGTCCCTTGCACGCCTGCTTTATTGGCCGTTTGGTGCCTTATAAGGGCCCTGATATGTTACTGGAAGCTGCTGCCGGATTAATACAATCGGGAAAACTAACTTTGGACATTATCGGTGATGGCCCAATGATACAAACTCTACGTGACCAGATCGTCAAACTCAGTCTTCAGAAATCGGTGACCTTGCATGGGTGGCAGGGGCACGAAGAAGTACAATCCATTGCCGTACAGTCAAATTTACTGACGTTTCCATCGATACGCGAATTTGGTGGCGGTGTCGTGCTTGAGGCTATGGCTCTGGGCGTGGTACCAGTGATCGTGGATTATGCAGGTCCCGGAGAGTTAGTGGATGATGAAGTCGGCTATAAAATTCCTATTGGATCGCGTGCCCAAATCATTGCTGCATATCGATCCTGTCTAGAGGACATCGTTACAGATCCATCCGCGCTACCAAGACTATCTCAGAATGGACAAGAGCG